One genomic region from Evansella sp. LMS18 encodes:
- a CDS encoding DMT family transporter, which translates to MQRELFYVHIAVLLFGLSGLFANWILLPAPAIVLGRVFFAAFFLFLVLLILKKKILLPSLKAYFPFLLLGAVLAVHWGSFFHAIQLSSVAVGLVTFATFPIFASFLEPIFFKEKFNGKSVIFAAVTFTGVLFIIPDFDLRNEYTQGAAWGLISAVTFAFLSILNRAFVRNHSSLVIGFYQNFFAFFCLVPFLPLLMQQISLYNLSMLLLLGILFTGIAHVVFIQGLTQLNVRTASIIASLEPVYGIAAAAVIFFEVPVLREWIGILLILSCAMFVSFRKVTSEHPE; encoded by the coding sequence ATGCAAAGAGAATTATTTTATGTACATATAGCTGTTCTTTTATTCGGTTTGTCAGGTTTATTTGCAAACTGGATTCTGCTCCCTGCTCCTGCCATAGTGTTAGGGAGGGTATTTTTTGCTGCGTTTTTTCTGTTTCTTGTCCTCCTTATTCTGAAGAAAAAAATTCTGCTGCCATCATTAAAGGCTTATTTTCCTTTTCTATTATTAGGGGCAGTGCTTGCTGTCCATTGGGGCAGTTTTTTTCATGCTATCCAGCTTTCCTCCGTAGCGGTTGGCCTAGTTACTTTCGCCACCTTTCCTATATTCGCGAGCTTTCTTGAACCAATTTTCTTTAAAGAAAAGTTCAATGGCAAAAGTGTCATTTTTGCTGCGGTAACTTTCACAGGAGTGCTGTTCATCATTCCTGATTTTGATCTCAGGAACGAATATACACAAGGGGCAGCCTGGGGGCTTATATCGGCGGTAACATTCGCTTTTTTATCCATATTAAACCGGGCTTTTGTGAGAAATCATTCCAGCCTTGTTATCGGCTTTTACCAGAACTTTTTTGCCTTCTTTTGTCTCGTCCCTTTCCTGCCTCTGTTAATGCAGCAGATTTCTCTTTATAATCTCTCTATGCTCCTGTTGTTAGGCATTTTATTCACAGGGATTGCCCATGTTGTTTTTATCCAGGGATTGACGCAGTTAAATGTAAGAACTGCAAGCATTATTGCATCCCTGGAACCAGTTTATGGAATTGCTGCAGCAGCCGTCATTTTTTTCGAAGTTCCTGTGCTGAGGGAGTGGATCGGTATACTTTTAATTTTGAGCTGTGCCATGTTCGTTTCCTTTCGTAAGGTTACTTCGGAACATCCGGAGTAA
- the sfsA gene encoding DNA/RNA nuclease SfsA codes for MSTFTSFPESLIKSTFIERPNRFIVKCRIEESNELAEAHLPDPGRLLELLIPGTVIYLSKSNNPKRKTKYSAVIIEREDGSGFVSVNTIMPNKLAELAVKHRAVDSLKDWNYIRSEFTKGNSRWDMLLSSADGRQMAVEVKGVSLAAEEKGFFPDAVTKRGAKHVRELAEITLEENWESALIFVTQRSDITSVSPAEHIDPEFAAALAAAEKAGVHLLGLRSEVTLQGMEIVEEIPVYSKSSR; via the coding sequence ATGAGTACGTTCACATCATTTCCTGAAAGTCTGATTAAATCAACGTTTATTGAGAGACCAAACCGCTTCATAGTCAAATGCCGTATTGAGGAATCAAATGAACTGGCTGAAGCCCATCTTCCTGACCCTGGTAGATTACTTGAGCTGTTGATTCCTGGTACGGTTATTTATCTAAGCAAATCGAATAACCCAAAAAGAAAAACGAAGTATTCGGCAGTTATTATTGAACGGGAGGATGGGTCAGGATTTGTATCAGTAAACACAATCATGCCCAATAAACTTGCGGAACTGGCAGTAAAACACCGTGCAGTGGACAGTCTTAAAGACTGGAACTATATACGCTCCGAATTCACCAAAGGAAATTCGCGGTGGGATATGCTCCTTTCCTCAGCCGATGGCCGGCAAATGGCGGTGGAGGTAAAAGGGGTCAGCCTGGCAGCAGAAGAAAAAGGCTTTTTTCCTGATGCTGTTACGAAGCGGGGGGCGAAGCATGTACGGGAACTTGCTGAAATAACCCTGGAGGAGAACTGGGAGAGCGCCCTCATTTTTGTTACTCAGAGGAGTGATATTACTTCAGTATCACCAGCTGAGCATATAGACCCTGAATTTGCCGCGGCTCTTGCGGCAGCCGAAAAAGCAGGTGTCCATCTTCTGGGCTTGAGAAGTGAAGTGACTCTTCAAGGTATGGAAATTGTGGAAGAAATACCTGTCTATTCCAAATCATCTCGGTAA
- the typA gene encoding translational GTPase TypA codes for MKIREDIRNIAIIAHVDHGKTTLVDKLLHQSGTFRTNEQVAERAMDSNDLEKERGITILAKNTAINYGEKRINIMDTPGHADFGGEVERIMKMVDGVLLVVDAYEGTMPQTRFVLKKALEQKLTPIVVVNKIDRDFARPEEVVDEVIDLFIDLGAEEDQLDFPVVYASAINGTASVDPSKQDEDMSALFDSIIENIPAPADNSEEPLQFQITLLDYNDYLGRIGVGRVFRGTIKVGQQVALMKIDGSVKQFRVTKLFGFLGLKRIEIEEAKAGDIIAVSGMEEINVGETVCPTDNQDPLPILRIDEPTLQMTFLVNNSPFAGREGKYITSRKIEERLRTELETDVSLKVENTSSPDVWTVSGRGELHLSILIENMRREGYELQVSKPEVIVREIDGVRCEPVERVQIDVPEEYTGAVMESLGARKGEMLNMTNHGTGQVRLEFMVPARGLIGYSTEFLTQTRGYGIINHSFDSYQPMAEGQVGGRRQGVMVSMENGKATQYGIMQVEDRGTIFVDPGTEIYSGMIVGEHTRENDITVNITKLKQMTNMRSATKEQTVTMKKPRIMTLEEALEYLNEDEYCEVTPESIRLRKKILDKNERERLLKKKKYANQ; via the coding sequence ATGAAAATTCGTGAAGATATAAGAAATATTGCGATTATTGCACACGTAGACCATGGTAAGACTACCTTAGTAGATAAATTGCTGCATCAGTCAGGAACATTTCGTACAAATGAACAGGTAGCAGAACGGGCGATGGATTCCAACGACCTTGAAAAAGAGCGTGGAATTACAATCCTTGCTAAGAATACTGCGATCAATTATGGAGAGAAGCGCATTAACATCATGGATACTCCTGGACACGCCGACTTCGGCGGGGAAGTGGAGCGTATCATGAAAATGGTTGACGGTGTACTTCTCGTTGTCGACGCTTATGAAGGCACAATGCCCCAGACAAGATTCGTACTGAAAAAAGCGCTTGAGCAAAAGCTTACGCCAATTGTTGTTGTAAATAAAATCGACCGTGATTTTGCAAGACCGGAAGAAGTTGTCGACGAAGTAATCGACTTGTTTATCGATCTTGGCGCTGAAGAAGACCAGCTGGATTTCCCTGTAGTTTATGCATCTGCAATCAACGGAACTGCCAGCGTAGACCCTTCAAAGCAGGACGAAGATATGTCGGCGCTTTTCGATTCTATCATCGAGAACATTCCGGCACCTGCAGATAACAGTGAAGAGCCGCTTCAGTTCCAGATTACCCTTCTTGATTACAATGACTACCTTGGAAGAATTGGTGTCGGCCGTGTCTTCCGCGGCACTATCAAAGTAGGCCAGCAGGTAGCGTTAATGAAAATCGACGGTTCCGTAAAGCAGTTCAGGGTTACAAAGCTGTTCGGCTTCCTCGGCCTTAAAAGGATTGAAATCGAAGAGGCAAAAGCAGGGGACATCATTGCTGTTTCCGGTATGGAAGAAATTAACGTAGGGGAAACAGTCTGTCCTACAGACAATCAGGATCCTCTTCCGATTTTAAGAATTGACGAACCTACTCTGCAGATGACTTTCCTTGTTAACAACAGTCCGTTTGCCGGAAGAGAAGGGAAATATATTACGAGCAGAAAAATCGAAGAACGTCTTCGTACCGAACTGGAAACAGACGTTAGTTTGAAAGTAGAAAACACATCATCTCCTGATGTATGGACTGTATCAGGAAGAGGAGAGCTCCATCTTTCTATCCTTATTGAAAATATGAGACGGGAAGGGTACGAGCTGCAGGTTTCCAAACCGGAAGTTATCGTTCGTGAAATTGACGGCGTGAGATGTGAACCTGTGGAACGCGTTCAGATTGATGTGCCGGAGGAATATACTGGTGCTGTCATGGAATCTCTTGGTGCGAGAAAAGGCGAAATGCTCAACATGACTAACCATGGGACAGGCCAGGTTCGTCTTGAATTTATGGTACCTGCACGCGGGCTGATTGGTTATTCAACTGAATTCCTGACTCAGACAAGAGGTTACGGCATCATTAACCATTCCTTTGACAGCTATCAGCCAATGGCAGAAGGCCAGGTTGGCGGCAGAAGACAAGGTGTAATGGTATCTATGGAAAATGGTAAAGCAACTCAATACGGTATCATGCAGGTTGAAGACCGGGGAACCATTTTTGTAGACCCAGGTACAGAAATTTACTCCGGAATGATCGTAGGGGAGCATACCCGGGAAAATGATATTACTGTCAATATCACTAAGCTTAAGCAGATGACAAATATGCGTTCTGCTACGAAAGAACAGACAGTTACAATGAAAAAACCGAGAATAATGACTCTTGAAGAAGCTCTGGAATATCTGAATGAAGATGAGTATTGCGAAGTGACTCCTGAGTCCATCCGTCTCCGTAAGAAGATTCTTGATAAAAATGAACGGGAAAGACTTCTTAAGAAAAAGAAATACGCAAACCAGTAA
- a CDS encoding DUF1028 domain-containing protein, giving the protein MKENQPLVATFSIIGYDPVTKETGIAVQSKFLSVGAVVPWAEAGAGAVATQSFANTSFGPRGLDYLKEGKSPEEVIELLVENDEDKGLRQFAVMDADGKTAAFTGEACYDWAGHIQGTYCSAQGNILVGEETVQSMVSAFEKTEGTLAERLLEALDQGQQAGGDSRGKQSAALFIVQEEGGYGGYNDRKYDLRVDDHPEPIKELKRLYHLHQLYFSRPQESELLDMEGEVLQDVQNCLIHEGLLEKKQDSYNNTVKESLKSYYMQENFEERWREDDKMDPYVLQFLKSKQRNS; this is encoded by the coding sequence TTGAAGGAAAACCAGCCATTAGTTGCCACGTTTTCAATTATAGGCTACGATCCTGTAACAAAAGAAACAGGAATAGCAGTACAGTCAAAGTTTTTAAGTGTAGGGGCGGTTGTGCCCTGGGCTGAAGCAGGTGCAGGAGCGGTGGCAACCCAGTCATTCGCGAATACAAGCTTCGGGCCAAGAGGCCTGGATTATCTTAAGGAAGGCAAGTCACCTGAGGAAGTTATTGAACTTCTCGTTGAAAATGATGAAGATAAGGGTCTCCGCCAGTTTGCAGTAATGGATGCAGATGGAAAGACTGCTGCGTTTACAGGGGAAGCCTGCTATGACTGGGCAGGTCACATTCAAGGTACATATTGTTCCGCGCAGGGGAATATTCTCGTTGGCGAGGAAACCGTCCAGTCTATGGTATCCGCATTTGAGAAGACAGAAGGAACTTTAGCTGAACGTCTCCTCGAGGCACTTGACCAGGGACAGCAGGCAGGAGGAGATTCACGAGGGAAACAGTCCGCCGCCCTGTTTATCGTCCAGGAAGAAGGAGGGTACGGGGGCTATAATGACAGGAAATACGATCTCCGTGTTGATGACCACCCGGAGCCGATTAAAGAACTGAAGAGGCTATATCACCTGCATCAGCTGTACTTCAGCAGACCACAGGAAAGTGAATTACTTGATATGGAAGGAGAAGTTCTCCAGGATGTGCAGAATTGCCTTATACATGAAGGGCTCCTTGAGAAAAAACAGGACAGCTACAATAATACGGTCAAAGAAAGCCTGAAATCATACTATATGCAGGAAAATTTTGAAGAGCGCTGGCGTGAGGACGATAAGATGGATCCGTATGTGCTTCAGTTCTTGAAAAGTAAACAGAGGAACAGTTAA
- a CDS encoding manganese catalase family protein yields the protein MFMRINKLPVNLPAPKKPDSDGASLVQELLGGQYGEMSLLHNYLFQSFNFRNKQKFRPFYELVSSMAAEELSHTELVSNTINLMLTGTTFPGDPDVTPMKEGKDKRNTQHFIAAGQTAMPVDSMGKAWSGENVFNSGNLVLDFLHNFYREWGARIRKMRIYEMTDHPAAREMIGYLLVRSEVHILAFSKALEIMTGAELNKLLPVPDIDTKKFSATEKYGAEGVHRKLYTYSAQNYTELAKIWKGRHPGDGGRLEVIPGTPEGVAVPDLDETPEAFAPGISHENFREIAMRLMRSSEI from the coding sequence TTGTTCATGCGAATAAACAAGCTTCCTGTTAATCTTCCTGCCCCAAAAAAACCTGATTCCGACGGAGCCTCGTTGGTTCAGGAGCTGCTCGGCGGTCAATACGGCGAGATGTCCCTCTTACACAACTATCTTTTCCAGTCGTTCAATTTCCGCAATAAGCAGAAGTTCAGACCTTTTTATGAGCTAGTCTCCAGCATGGCAGCTGAGGAACTTAGCCATACAGAGCTGGTATCCAATACGATTAATCTCATGCTCACAGGTACTACCTTCCCGGGGGACCCTGACGTGACTCCTATGAAGGAGGGGAAGGATAAACGGAACACTCAGCACTTCATCGCGGCTGGGCAGACGGCAATGCCTGTTGATTCCATGGGAAAGGCGTGGAGTGGAGAAAATGTATTCAACAGTGGAAATCTTGTTCTTGATTTCCTTCATAACTTTTATCGTGAATGGGGAGCGAGGATACGTAAAATGCGAATCTATGAAATGACTGACCATCCTGCTGCACGGGAAATGATCGGCTATCTCCTCGTTCGATCCGAAGTCCATATACTGGCATTCAGTAAAGCTCTTGAAATAATGACGGGCGCGGAATTAAATAAATTACTGCCTGTTCCGGACATTGATACCAAGAAGTTTTCTGCAACGGAAAAATATGGTGCTGAGGGTGTCCACAGGAAGCTTTATACTTACAGTGCACAGAACTATACGGAACTGGCGAAGATCTGGAAAGGGCGGCATCCAGGAGACGGCGGCAGGCTGGAAGTAATTCCGGGTACGCCAGAAGGAGTAGCAGTACCGGATCTCGATGAAACACCTGAAGCGTTTGCCCCTGGAATATCCCATGAAAATTTCAGGGAAATTGCAATGCGCCTTATGCGTTCGTCAGAAATATAA